One window from the genome of Canis lupus dingo isolate Sandy chromosome 15, ASM325472v2, whole genome shotgun sequence encodes:
- the LOC112654532 gene encoding KRR1 small subunit processome component homolog isoform X1, translating to MAASSFHGLAQANGRSEFRPKQPKPEKRDESELLTVPDGWKEPAFSKEDNPRGLLEESSFATLFPKYREAYLKECWPLVQKALNEHHVNATLDLIEGSMTVCTTKKTFDPYIIIRARDLIKLLARSVSFEQAVRILQDDVACDIIKIGSLVRNKERFVKRRQRLIGPKGSTLKALELLTNCYIMVQGNTVSVIGPFSGLKEVRKVVLDTMKNIHPIYNIKTLMIKRELAKDSELRSQSWERFLPQFKHKNVNKRKEPKKKTVKKEYTPFPPPQPESQIDKELASGEYFLKASQKKRQKMEAIKAKQAEALSKRQEERNKAFIPPKEKPVVKPKEASTENKIDVAAIKEKIKKAKNKKLGALSAEEVKLKMEADEKKKKKK from the exons ATGAATCTGAGCTCCTCACTGTTCCTGATGGTTGGAAGGAACCCGCTTTTTCTAAAGAGGACAATCCCAGAGGACTCTTGGAGGAGAGCAGTTTTGCAACTTTGTTCCCAAAATATAGAGAGGCTTACTTGAAAGAGTGCTGGCCTTTGGTACAGAAAGCCTTGAATGAACAT CACGTTAATGCAACCCTGGACCTGATCGAGGGCAGTATGACTGTTTGTACAACAAAGAAGACTTTTGATCCGTATATCATCATTAGGGCCAGAGACCTAATAAAACTTTTAGCAAGAAGTGTTTCATTTGAACAG GCAGTACGAATTCTTCAGGATGATGTTGCTTGTGACATCATTAAAATAGGTTCTttagtaagaaataaagaaagatttGTAAAAAGAAGACAACGTCTCATTGGCCCCAAAGGATCTACATTAAAG GCTTTGGAACTGTTAACAAACTGTTATATTATGGTTCAGGGAAACACGGTTTCAGTCATTGGACCttttagtggcttaaaagag GTTCGAAAAGTAGTCCTAGATACTATGAAGAATATCCATCCAATTTATAACATTAAA ACCTTAATGATTAAACGAGAGTTGGCAAAAGATTCTGAATTAAGATCACAAAGTTGGGAAAGATTCTTGCCACAGTTcaagcacaaaaatgtgaataaacGCAAGGAGCCAAAGAAGAAAACTGTCAAGAAAGAGTATACACCATTCCCACCACCACAGCCAGAAAGTCAG ATTGATAAAGAATTGGCTAGTGGTGAATATTTTCTGAAGGCAAGTCAAAAGAAGCGTCAGAAAATGGAAGCCATAAAG GCTAAACAAGCAGAAGCTCTCAGTAAGagacaagaggaaagaaacaaagctttTATTCCACCTAAGGAAAAACCAGTTGTGAAACCAAAGGAAG cttctactgaaaataaaattgatgtgGCTGCCAtcaaggaaaagattaaaaaagcaaagaataagaAACTGGGAGCTCTTTCAGCTGAAGAAGTTAAGCTTAAAATGGAAgcagatgaaaaaaagaagaagaaaaagtaa
- the LOC112654532 gene encoding KRR1 small subunit processome component homolog isoform X2 — protein sequence MAASSFHGLAQANGRSEFRPKQPKPEKRDESELLTVPDGWKEPAFSKEDNPRGLLEESSFATLFPKYREAYLKECWPLVQKALNEHHVNATLDLIEGSMTVCTTKKTFDPYIIIRARDLIKLLARSVSFEQAVRILQDDVACDIIKIGSLVRNKERFVKRRQRLIGPKGSTLKVRKVVLDTMKNIHPIYNIKTLMIKRELAKDSELRSQSWERFLPQFKHKNVNKRKEPKKKTVKKEYTPFPPPQPESQIDKELASGEYFLKASQKKRQKMEAIKAKQAEALSKRQEERNKAFIPPKEKPVVKPKEASTENKIDVAAIKEKIKKAKNKKLGALSAEEVKLKMEADEKKKKKK from the exons ATGAATCTGAGCTCCTCACTGTTCCTGATGGTTGGAAGGAACCCGCTTTTTCTAAAGAGGACAATCCCAGAGGACTCTTGGAGGAGAGCAGTTTTGCAACTTTGTTCCCAAAATATAGAGAGGCTTACTTGAAAGAGTGCTGGCCTTTGGTACAGAAAGCCTTGAATGAACAT CACGTTAATGCAACCCTGGACCTGATCGAGGGCAGTATGACTGTTTGTACAACAAAGAAGACTTTTGATCCGTATATCATCATTAGGGCCAGAGACCTAATAAAACTTTTAGCAAGAAGTGTTTCATTTGAACAG GCAGTACGAATTCTTCAGGATGATGTTGCTTGTGACATCATTAAAATAGGTTCTttagtaagaaataaagaaagatttGTAAAAAGAAGACAACGTCTCATTGGCCCCAAAGGATCTACATTAAAG GTTCGAAAAGTAGTCCTAGATACTATGAAGAATATCCATCCAATTTATAACATTAAA ACCTTAATGATTAAACGAGAGTTGGCAAAAGATTCTGAATTAAGATCACAAAGTTGGGAAAGATTCTTGCCACAGTTcaagcacaaaaatgtgaataaacGCAAGGAGCCAAAGAAGAAAACTGTCAAGAAAGAGTATACACCATTCCCACCACCACAGCCAGAAAGTCAG ATTGATAAAGAATTGGCTAGTGGTGAATATTTTCTGAAGGCAAGTCAAAAGAAGCGTCAGAAAATGGAAGCCATAAAG GCTAAACAAGCAGAAGCTCTCAGTAAGagacaagaggaaagaaacaaagctttTATTCCACCTAAGGAAAAACCAGTTGTGAAACCAAAGGAAG cttctactgaaaataaaattgatgtgGCTGCCAtcaaggaaaagattaaaaaagcaaagaataagaAACTGGGAGCTCTTTCAGCTGAAGAAGTTAAGCTTAAAATGGAAgcagatgaaaaaaagaagaagaaaaagtaa